Proteins co-encoded in one Populus trichocarpa isolate Nisqually-1 chromosome 10, P.trichocarpa_v4.1, whole genome shotgun sequence genomic window:
- the LOC7459075 gene encoding uncharacterized protein LOC7459075 isoform X2, with translation MDYERIEKPQGGGGLSPGKLRSMLLGVEKRRKQQEEELESAYAFRSQLNHLDETVDSRSASQMVSDGGRLKDHSFANSRIRSQEVQSLDYDSGHDTAIMPSSIFDFQKAERAPQRVPLAPFSNAPFSKPAPSKWDDAQKWIASPTWNLPKTGQAQVQGGQGLRRMGNVLSRQPSTKVVVEVPEQKVVTFEEPDTKRVDTSQAKKETGVQKLKSWEADSYPIADSYGKPVLMIENSVGQSAISLSRHDSSLTIHSATTFIPPPSTARSVSMRDMGTEMTPIASQEPSRTGTPVRATTPILSPTSSRPSTPGRAAPTSSPSNPFNDHQNPNKELSEKELQMKTRREIMVLGTQLGKKNIAAWASKEEEDKDASTSLKTIGADQQSKNVIETRAAAWEEAEKAKYTARFKREEMKIQAWENHQKAKTEAEMRKIEVEVERIRGQAQDRLMNKLAAARHKAEEKRAAAEAKRNRRAAKTEQQAEYIRRTGRVPSSFTFCGCCG, from the exons ATGGATTACGAAAGGATCGAAAAGCCTCAG GGAGGAGGAGGATTGTCGCCTGGGAAACTGAGAAGTATGTTGTTGGGAGTGGAAAAGAGGAGAaagcaacaagaagaagaacttGAATCTGCTTACGCCTTCAGATCTCAACTTAATCATCTTGATGAAACTG TTGATTCCAGGTCTGCATCACAGATGGTTAGTGATGGTGGTAGATTGAAGGATCACTCTTTTGCCAATTCAAGAATTAGGAGCCAGGAAGTCCAATCTTTAGATTACGACAGTGGTCATGATACTGCAATTATGCCCTCCTCGATTTTTGATTTTCAGAAGGCTGAGCGGGCCCCACAAAGAGTGCCCCTTGCTCCATTCTCAAATGCTCCATTCTCAAAACCAGCACCATCGAAATGGGATGATGCCCAGAAGTGGATTGCAAGCCCCACTTGGAACCTGCCTAAAACAGGGCAGGCTCAGGTGCAAGGTGGACAAGGACTGCGGAGGATGGGTAATGTTCTGAGTCGGCAACCTTCTACCAAGGTTGTTGTAGAAGTTCCAGAACAAAAGGTGGTTACATTTGAAGAACCGGATACGAAACGGGTTGATACTAGTCAAGCTAAGAAGGAAACTGGTGTACAAAAACTTAAAAGTTGGGAGGCTGATTCATACCCAATAGCAGATTCTTATGGAAAGCCTGTGCTTATGATTGAGAATTCTGTTGGACAATCAGCTA tCAGTCTCAGCAGGCATGATTCATCTTTGACCATACACAGTGCAACTACATTTATTCCGCCTCCTTCAACTGCTCGATCTGTATCAATGAGAGATATGGGTACGGAAATGACTCCTATTGCTAGTCAAGAGCCTTCCAGGACAGGAACTCCAGTGAGGGCAACAACACCAATTCTTAGTCCAACTTCTTCTAGGCCATCAACTCCTGGCAGAGCTGCACCGACTTCATCTCCATCAAATCCTTTCAATGACCATCAAAATCCAAACAAGGAATTGTCTGAAAAGGAGCTACAAATGAAAACCAGAAGAGAAATAATGGTTCTGGGGACACAGCTAGGTAAAAAGAACATTGCAGCCTGGGCTAGCAAAGAGGAGGAGGATAAGGATGCATCCACTTCACTGAAAACTATAGGAGCTGATCAACAGAGTAAAAATGTGATTGAAACACGTGCAGCAGCATGGGAGGAGGCAGAGAAAGCCAAGTACACAGCCAG GTTTAAACGTGAAGAGATGAAAATTCAAGCATGGGAGAATCATCAAAAAGCAAAAACAGAAGCTGAGATGAGGAAAATCGAG GTTGAGGTTGAAAGGATAAGGGGCCAGGCTCAAGATAGGCTGATGAACAAATTAGCAGCAGCAAGGCACAAGGCTGAGGAGAAGCGAGCAGCTGCAGAAGCCAAGAGAAACAGGCGAGCTGCAAAAACTGAGCAACAAGCAGAGTATATTCGTAGAACTGGTCGTGTGCCTTCCTCATTTACCTTTTGTGGTTGCTGTGGTTGA
- the LOC7459075 gene encoding uncharacterized protein LOC7459075 isoform X1 → MDYERIEKPQGGGGLSPGKLRSMLLGVEKRRKQQEEELESAYAFRSQLNHLDETGGSSSDNCKDVDVVSVLPEYFTSATVDSRSASQMVSDGGRLKDHSFANSRIRSQEVQSLDYDSGHDTAIMPSSIFDFQKAERAPQRVPLAPFSNAPFSKPAPSKWDDAQKWIASPTWNLPKTGQAQVQGGQGLRRMGNVLSRQPSTKVVVEVPEQKVVTFEEPDTKRVDTSQAKKETGVQKLKSWEADSYPIADSYGKPVLMIENSVGQSAISLSRHDSSLTIHSATTFIPPPSTARSVSMRDMGTEMTPIASQEPSRTGTPVRATTPILSPTSSRPSTPGRAAPTSSPSNPFNDHQNPNKELSEKELQMKTRREIMVLGTQLGKKNIAAWASKEEEDKDASTSLKTIGADQQSKNVIETRAAAWEEAEKAKYTARFKREEMKIQAWENHQKAKTEAEMRKIEVEVERIRGQAQDRLMNKLAAARHKAEEKRAAAEAKRNRRAAKTEQQAEYIRRTGRVPSSFTFCGCCG, encoded by the exons ATGGATTACGAAAGGATCGAAAAGCCTCAG GGAGGAGGAGGATTGTCGCCTGGGAAACTGAGAAGTATGTTGTTGGGAGTGGAAAAGAGGAGAaagcaacaagaagaagaacttGAATCTGCTTACGCCTTCAGATCTCAACTTAATCATCTTGATGAAACTG GTGGTAGCAGTTCTGATAATTGCAAAGATGTAGATGTTGTTAGTGTACTTCCCGAATACTTTACTTCAGCTACAGTTGATTCCAGGTCTGCATCACAGATGGTTAGTGATGGTGGTAGATTGAAGGATCACTCTTTTGCCAATTCAAGAATTAGGAGCCAGGAAGTCCAATCTTTAGATTACGACAGTGGTCATGATACTGCAATTATGCCCTCCTCGATTTTTGATTTTCAGAAGGCTGAGCGGGCCCCACAAAGAGTGCCCCTTGCTCCATTCTCAAATGCTCCATTCTCAAAACCAGCACCATCGAAATGGGATGATGCCCAGAAGTGGATTGCAAGCCCCACTTGGAACCTGCCTAAAACAGGGCAGGCTCAGGTGCAAGGTGGACAAGGACTGCGGAGGATGGGTAATGTTCTGAGTCGGCAACCTTCTACCAAGGTTGTTGTAGAAGTTCCAGAACAAAAGGTGGTTACATTTGAAGAACCGGATACGAAACGGGTTGATACTAGTCAAGCTAAGAAGGAAACTGGTGTACAAAAACTTAAAAGTTGGGAGGCTGATTCATACCCAATAGCAGATTCTTATGGAAAGCCTGTGCTTATGATTGAGAATTCTGTTGGACAATCAGCTA tCAGTCTCAGCAGGCATGATTCATCTTTGACCATACACAGTGCAACTACATTTATTCCGCCTCCTTCAACTGCTCGATCTGTATCAATGAGAGATATGGGTACGGAAATGACTCCTATTGCTAGTCAAGAGCCTTCCAGGACAGGAACTCCAGTGAGGGCAACAACACCAATTCTTAGTCCAACTTCTTCTAGGCCATCAACTCCTGGCAGAGCTGCACCGACTTCATCTCCATCAAATCCTTTCAATGACCATCAAAATCCAAACAAGGAATTGTCTGAAAAGGAGCTACAAATGAAAACCAGAAGAGAAATAATGGTTCTGGGGACACAGCTAGGTAAAAAGAACATTGCAGCCTGGGCTAGCAAAGAGGAGGAGGATAAGGATGCATCCACTTCACTGAAAACTATAGGAGCTGATCAACAGAGTAAAAATGTGATTGAAACACGTGCAGCAGCATGGGAGGAGGCAGAGAAAGCCAAGTACACAGCCAG GTTTAAACGTGAAGAGATGAAAATTCAAGCATGGGAGAATCATCAAAAAGCAAAAACAGAAGCTGAGATGAGGAAAATCGAG GTTGAGGTTGAAAGGATAAGGGGCCAGGCTCAAGATAGGCTGATGAACAAATTAGCAGCAGCAAGGCACAAGGCTGAGGAGAAGCGAGCAGCTGCAGAAGCCAAGAGAAACAGGCGAGCTGCAAAAACTGAGCAACAAGCAGAGTATATTCGTAGAACTGGTCGTGTGCCTTCCTCATTTACCTTTTGTGGTTGCTGTGGTTGA
- the LOC7462628 gene encoding zinc finger CCCH domain-containing protein 17 has protein sequence MVAATQPQPPTPTASTTTSAEEEALKRNTDCVYFLASPLTCKKGSECEYRHSEYARVNPRDCYFWLNGNCMNPKCGFRHPPLDGLFGNQTTASAGSSLPPSHAAAAAATHAPHNSGKQGVLCIFFQQGICLKGDRCAFSHGPNHASNRVSQTMAFTPGTEAHPPEKAFGGLQKCTQEQKLPQVNLSKAVEPPTVAKPVSKAEIASARNSAGVARNVVPPKSTDDEVPRYKSSNLPPEVNGNSSRSNQLHLSRVADDHVNHNGKDADEYLRESSPGFDVLVDDELRDSDYYHGEDQFGRTIGHEGRNLNSVDEYDRGHPADYGSLPDDQERYGDPRGYDPYEHMQGQHAWEQHRASSERMLVAPAHLERRGYSKADSPEHIEGSDLRYLLSKQRRVNGLRSVVSNDFVPGNHVEERGYQGSSRRDSHHLLSHESPISSRLRGRIKLPGGSPNEGGDLHAEREIDRGRNRGRLSPVRSLISSQQGRFRDRMKARVEEDYNEGRNFRGPHVRRELVDDKITNFAAPKRLAELRGGKNAEGKSQQSLGKRKYLEDHPPSDADLSFEGPMPLSEILKRKRGGGAAASGSRISSVIEDGNNQKESRQSLTSNSNNKAVAETQSGFSSVLKDDDSSQMLKNKESKFATDDALGTEGGNIEIVHGKSSQLPNPSEIETEDGMIADDGMEDHEYEGDDQRDGDYEYEQADEGEYNYEEGENIDEEEYENEDGDDFAKKIGVVFS, from the exons ATGGTTGCGGCCACCCAACCACAACCACCTACACCTACTGCGTCCACAACAACATCCGCCGAAGAAGAAGCCTTGAAAAGGAATACTGATTGTGTTTACTTTCTTGCTTCTCCTTTAACCTGCAAAAAG GGAAGTGAGTGTGAGTATCGCCACAGTGAATATGCCAGGGTTAATCCTAGGGATTGCTATTTTTGGTTGAATGGCAATTGCATGAATCCCAAGTGTGGGTTTCGTCATCCa CCCCTTGATGGCTTGTTTGGCAACCAAACAACAGCCTCTGCTGGATCTTCCTTGCCGCCATCACACGCTGCTGCTGCAGCTGCCACACATGCTCCTCACAATTCAGGCAAACAAGGAGTCCTGTGCATTTTCTTTCAGCAGGGAATATGCTTGAAAGGTGACAGATGTGCTTTCTCCCATGGACCAAATCATGCCAGTAATAGAGTTTCTCAAACAATGGCATTTACCCCTGGTACTGAGGCCCACCCTCCAGAAAAGGCTTTTGGTGGCCTTCAAAAGTGTACTCAAGAGCAGAAGCTTCCACAAGTGAATTTATCAAAGGCTGTTGAACCACCCACTGTAGCTAAACCTGTGTCAAAAGCTGAAATTGCTTCAGCAAGGAACAGTGCTGGTGTTGCAAGGAATGTAGTGCCACCCAAAAGCACGGATGATGAAGTTCCCAGATATAAATCATCAAATCTTCCTCCCGAGGTCAATGGAAATTCAAGTCGTTCCAATCAGTTGCATCTGTCACGGGTAGCAGATGATCATGTTAACCATAATGGAAAGGATGCTGATGAGTATTTGAGGGAGTCCTCTCCTGGTTTTGATGTTCTTGTGGATGATGAGTTGAGGGATTCTGATTATTACCATGGTGAagatcaatttggaagaacaataGGTCATGAAGGGAGGAACTTGAACTCTGTTGATGAATATGACAGGGGCCATCCTGCTGATTATGGCTCGTTGCCTGATGACCAAGAAAGGTATGGTGATCCACGAGGCTATGATCCCTATGAACATATGCAAGGGCAGCACGCATGGGAGCAGCACAGGGCGTCGTCAGAAAGAATGCTAGTGGCACCAGCACATCTGGAAAGGCGAGGTTACTCGAAAGCTGATAGCCCTGAGCACATTGAAGGATCAGATTTGCGTTATCTTTTATCGAAACAAAGGAGGGTGAACGGCTTGAGATCAGTTGTTAGTAATGATTTTGTCCCAGGCAATCATGTTGAGGAGCGAGGTTACCAGGGTTCTTCACGAAGGGACTCTCATCACTTACTCTCACATGAGAGCCCCATTAGTAGTCGTCTTCGTGGTAGAATAAAGCTTCCAGGAGGATCTCCCAACGAAGGTGGTGACTTGCATGCAGAAAGGGAAATTGACAGGGGCAGGAATCGGGGAAGATTGTCACCAGTAAGGTCCCTGATCTCTTCCCAGCAAGGGAGGTTCCGGGATAGAATGAAAGCTAGGGTGGAAGAGGATTACAATGAAGGGAGAAATTTTAGAGGTCCCCATGTGAGAAGAGAATTAGTAGatgataaaattactaattttgcTGCTCCTAAAAGGCTTGCAGAGCTGAGAGGTGGGAAAAATGCAGAGGGTAAATCACAGCAATCCCTTGGAAAGCGGAAGTACTTGGAAGATCATCCACCATCTGATGCTGATCTCTCATTTGAAGGGCCAATGCCTCTTAGTGAGATTcttaagagaaagagagggggtGGAGCTGCAGCTTCTGGTAGCAGAATATCATCTGTCATCGAGGATGGCAATAATCAAAAGGAAAGTAGGCAAAGCCTCACCAGCAATTCCAACAACAAGGCAGTTGCAGAGACTCAAAGTGGATTTTCTTCTGTATTAAAGGACGATGACAGTAGCCAgatgctaaaaaataaagaatccaAGTTTGCTACTGATGATGCCCTTGGAACAGAAGGGGGAAACATTGAAATTGTTCATGGAAAGTCTTCTCAGCTACCCAATCCAAGTGAGATTGAGACTGAAGATGGGATGATTGCTGATGACGGAATGGAAGATCACGAGTACGAGGGTGATGATCAGAGGGATGGTGATTATGAATATGAGCAGGCTGATGAAGGAGAGTACAATTACGAAGAGGGTGAAAACATAGATGAAGAGGAATATGAAAACGAAGATGGAGATGACTTTGCCAAGAAAATTGGTGTCGTGTTCTCATGA